The segment CGGGCCGCCGCTGACCGGGGCGTCGAACAGCTCGACGCCGGCGCTCCGGCAGACGGCGTGGACCTCGCGCACCACGGTGGGCGAGTTGGTGGTCAGGTCGAACCAGGCGGTGCCCCGGCGCATGGCGCGGAGCAGGCCGCCGTCGCCGAGACCGGCCGCGCGCATCTCCGTCGGGCCGGGAAGAGAGGTGAAGACGACGTCGGCCGCGGCGCCCACCTCGGCGATGCTGCCGGCCCAGACGGCCCCGGCTTGGAGGTGCGGCGCGGCGCGCTCGCGATCGAGGTCGTGCACGACCAGGTCGTGGCCGGCCTTTCGCAGATTCAGCGCCATGCCTGCGCCCATGGCGCCGAGGCCGATGAATCCCACCTTCATGTGCGGTTCCCTTCGATGGTGCGAGTCGCAGATTCTTATATGCGAACTACTGGCTCTATATGCGAAACACTCACGCAACGAAACCTAGGCGCGCCGGCACGAGGTGTCAACGGCCGCGAGGGATCGCTGCGCGGCGCGTCCGGCGTTGACAGCCATGGCGATGTCAACCTAGGGTCGAGACTGTAAATGCGTACTGCAGTTCGTAAATAAGAACTTTTCGAGTAAGGGCGCCGGGTGATCCCGCCGGCACGATGACGGAGGCTGATATGACCGCCCTCGAGGGTGTGAAGGTGATCTGCCTCGGCCAGTTCTACTTCGCGCCGTACTGCAGCATGCTGATGGCTCGCCTGGGCGCCGACGTGATCAAGATCGAGTCGCCGGCCGGCGATCCGTATCGGCGGTTGCCCACGCTCGACGAGAACGGCGAGCCGCTCCAGTTTCGTTTTCTGAACTCCGGCAAGCGCGTCATGCGCCTGGACCTGAAGGCTCCCGAGGGCCAGGATGTGCTCCGCAAACTGGTCCGTACTGCGGACGTGCTGGTGCAGAACCTCTCGCCTGGCGCGATGGATCGATTCGGACTGGGGTACGAGCAGCTCAGTAAAATCAACCCCCAGCTGGTCATGGCATCGGGCACCGGATTCGGCTCCTTCGGTCCCTACGCCGGGGAACCCGCGATGGACCTCACGATCCAGGCCCGGACTGCGATCATGAGCACCACCGGCTTCGAGGACGGGCCTCCGGTGCGTACCGGCCCCTCCGTGGTCGACTTCATGGCCGGCACCCACCTGATCGCCGGTGTGCTGGCGGCGCTGTTTCAGCGCACCCGCACCGGCCGCGGCCAGCACGTCGAGGTCTCCCTGCAGGATGCGATCCTGCCGTCGCTCACCTCCAACATCGCCGGGCTGCTCAGCCCGGGCGCGGTCAGCCGCGAACGGACCGGGAACCGGCACGGTGGAATGTCGGTGGCGCCCTACAACGCCTACCCGGCGGCCGACGGCTGGATGACGATTCTCTGTCCCACCGACACACACTGGCAGCGGCTCTGCGCGCTGATGGACGATCCGGCCACCGCGGACCCGCGGTTCGCGAGCATGACCGGGCGCTGCGATCACATGGACACCGTCGACGCGCTGGTCAGCGGTTGGACCCGGGGCCGGACCAAGGCCGAGCTGGCAACCGCGCTGAAGGCCTCCAAGATTCCCTTCGCCCCGGTCGTGACACTGCCCGAGCTGCTGGACGACCCGCACGTGCGGGCCCGCGGCGTGCTGCACGAAGCCACCGACGAGCGAGGACCGTTCACCACGCTCGGCAGTCCGCTGTTCCTCTCCGACTCGCCGATGGTCGAACCGTCACGGGCCGGCCGGCTCGGCGAGCACACCGATGAGGTACTGCGCGACGAACTCGGTCTGACCGTGGACGAGATCGCCAAACTGCACGAGACCGGCATCGTCTGAGAGCAAGGGAGCAGAGCCATGGCCGTGCACGCCCGCATCGCCGTTCTTCCGCCGGGCCGGCAGACCCTCGACCTGCACGAGGTGGATCTTCAGGCCGGGCCCTACGAGGTCGTTGTGCGGCAGAAGGCTTTCGGCGTGTGCCACAGTCAGCTCGACCGGATCTTCGATCCCGGCCGCGGCACGCCGCTGGTCCTCGGCCACGAGTCGATCGGCACCGTCGCCGCAGTGGGGGACCGGGTGACCTACGTCCGCCCGGGCGACCACGTGCTGGTCACCTGGATCCCCAGGACACCGCTTGAGGGCCGTCCGCCGGCGGCCACTTCGGTGATCCTGGCCGACGGTTCGAGGGCGACGACGCACAACACCTTCACGTGGGGTACCCACGCGTTGGTGGATGAGCAATACGTGGTGAAGGCGTTGCCGGGCCTTTCAGCGGACCTCGGCGCAATCATCGGCTGTGCCCTGATGACCGGCGCCGGGGCGGTGATGAACACGGCCGGCGTCACCGCCGGGCAGAGTGTCGCGGTCTGGGGAACCGGCGGCGTCGGCCTGTGCGCGGTGGCCGCCGCTTCGATCCTCGGCGCGCATCCGGTCATCGCGGTCGACATCGACGACGACAAGCTGAAACTGGCCCGGCGATTCGGCGCCACCGACGTCGTCAACGCGGCGACCGGCGACCCGGTGGAGGCGATCCGCGCACTCACCACGAACCTGGACGGTACCCGCGGTGTCGACGTCGCGCTGGACTGCACCGGACGTGGCGCGAACATCCCGATCAGTCTCGCGGCGGTCCGCCCGGGGATCCGCGGTGCCGGGATCCGCGGCGGCGCCGACATCCTCGTCGGGATTCCCCGCACCCCGTTCCAGCTGGACAGCTTCGACCTGCTCAACGGCGAGAAGAGCCTGGTCGGCTGTGTGGGCGGCAGCTGCGACCCGGTTCGGGATTTCCCGACGTTCACGGCATGGACCGCCGACGGCCGGTTCGATCCCAGCGCGCTGGTCACCGACCGCTACCCCCTCGACCAGCTGAACACCGCCGTCGACGACCTGCACGCCGGCCGGGTCGGTGGCCGCGCGGTGGTGGAGCTCTGACCGGCGTGGCGACCGACCTGAACCTGCGGCACGTGACCCCTTTCTGCGGAGGACTCCGATGACAAGCACCGATACCCCCTCCGACGCGAAGTTCGGCAGGGAACTGGCCACCGGCAAGTTCACCGACGAGATGCTGACCGACATGCGCAACCTGATCGGCACCGAGCTGCGGACGGACGCGTGCGTCAACAACGAGTACGCGACCCGGCTGGCCATCCTGCGTTTCGCCGAGGGCATCGGCGACGACAACCCGCTGTGGACGGATGAGGCGTACGCGGCCGCCGGCCCGTACGGCGCCATCGTCGCCCCGCCCAGCTTCATCTTCGCCTGCCTCGGCTCGGTCCAGGTGGGTTGGCGTGGGCTCGGCGGATTCCACGCCGAGACCGACGTGAGCTTCCACGCGCCGATCCGGGTCGGTGACAAGATAACGGCGCGGGTCTGGTTCGACGGGTTCGACGATCCGGTCGACAGCTCCTTCGGCGGCCGCCGGATCAAGGACTACCTGCGCCAGGAGTACTGGAACCAGGACGACCAACTCGTCGCGCGGTTCATCTGCTCCCGGATG is part of the Actinoplanes sp. NBC_00393 genome and harbors:
- a CDS encoding zinc-binding dehydrogenase, giving the protein MAVHARIAVLPPGRQTLDLHEVDLQAGPYEVVVRQKAFGVCHSQLDRIFDPGRGTPLVLGHESIGTVAAVGDRVTYVRPGDHVLVTWIPRTPLEGRPPAATSVILADGSRATTHNTFTWGTHALVDEQYVVKALPGLSADLGAIIGCALMTGAGAVMNTAGVTAGQSVAVWGTGGVGLCAVAAASILGAHPVIAVDIDDDKLKLARRFGATDVVNAATGDPVEAIRALTTNLDGTRGVDVALDCTGRGANIPISLAAVRPGIRGAGIRGGADILVGIPRTPFQLDSFDLLNGEKSLVGCVGGSCDPVRDFPTFTAWTADGRFDPSALVTDRYPLDQLNTAVDDLHAGRVGGRAVVEL
- a CDS encoding CaiB/BaiF CoA transferase family protein, yielding MTALEGVKVICLGQFYFAPYCSMLMARLGADVIKIESPAGDPYRRLPTLDENGEPLQFRFLNSGKRVMRLDLKAPEGQDVLRKLVRTADVLVQNLSPGAMDRFGLGYEQLSKINPQLVMASGTGFGSFGPYAGEPAMDLTIQARTAIMSTTGFEDGPPVRTGPSVVDFMAGTHLIAGVLAALFQRTRTGRGQHVEVSLQDAILPSLTSNIAGLLSPGAVSRERTGNRHGGMSVAPYNAYPAADGWMTILCPTDTHWQRLCALMDDPATADPRFASMTGRCDHMDTVDALVSGWTRGRTKAELATALKASKIPFAPVVTLPELLDDPHVRARGVLHEATDERGPFTTLGSPLFLSDSPMVEPSRAGRLGEHTDEVLRDELGLTVDEIAKLHETGIV